From the Manis javanica isolate MJ-LG chromosome 11, MJ_LKY, whole genome shotgun sequence genome, one window contains:
- the LOC140844689 gene encoding syncytin-1-like produces the protein MSTIHSLIVTVIVTVVLGGFGPPPTKEELYIQLFGSPCDCKGGVMDLDPSLGGHKQITSQGEKLIAGPQLTTRGPIDCQDKIAYLTADISAGGFSSGRGWQPQSWKCVKKPKIIPTINGKPGPCPDPCQKATELHSTCYRTVQLCTGADGKKYLTAILQNGYTGSFGGEYDYSNPRGHSKYAQASCHGQIGKAICWPPQAPIHISDGGGPTDKVRETQVQKKIEEIIKEIYPPLEYHPLALPKSRGIDLDTQTADILKATHSALNATNPSLAENCWLCMTLGTPMPLAIPTNATTTLSEQNCTLNSPFRVQPVGFNTSLCIQKQPQNNNDDVNVGFAAFTNCSQVSNYSSALCPAIGQVFVCGGNLAFTALPSNWTGLCVQASILPDIDIIPGEEPIPIPSLEYIAGHPRYKRAIQLIPLLVGLGITTAVAAGTAGAGIAIHSYHKLSHQLINDVQTLSGTINDLQDQIDSLAEVVLQNRRGLDLLTAEQGGICLALQEKCCFYANKSGIVRDKIKILQEDLERRRKELQNNPLWTGLNGLLPYLLPILGPLLGLLLVLSFGPWAFQKLTMLIKQQIDSLVAKPIQVHYHRLALADQGVNLYIEP, from the coding sequence ATGTCCACTATCCATTCCCTTATCGTTACTGTAATAGTCACTGTTGTCCTAGGAGGATTTGGGCCCCCTCCAACTAAAGAAGAACTCTACATTCAGTTGTTTGGAAGCCCTTGTGATTGCAAGGGAGGAGTAATGGATTTAGACCCTAGTCTGGGAGGACATAAACAAATAACATCTCAAGGGGAAAAACTAATAGCTGGACCTCAGCTTACCACCAGAGGACCTATAGACTGCCAAGATAAAATAGCATACCTCACAGCAGATATCTCTGCAGGCGGATTTTCATCCGGAAGAGGTTGGCAGCCCCAGTCCTGGAAATGTGTAAAAAAGCCCAAAATTATACCTACAATTAATGGCAAACCAGGGCCTTGTCCCGACCCCTGccaaaaagccactgaattacacTCTACCTGTTATCGCACTGTCCAACTGTGCACTGGTGCCGATGGCAAAAAATATCTAACAGCCATCTTACAAAATGGTTATACTGGTTCCTTTGGAGGCGAGTATGATTATAGCAATCCCCGAGGACATTCTAAATATGCACAAGCCTCCTGCCATGGCCAAATTGGCAAGGCGATTTGCTGGCCACCGCAAGCTCCGATTCACATATCTGATGGCGGTGGACCAACAGACAAAGTAAGAGAAAcccaagttcaaaagaaaattgaagaaattatcaAGGAAATATACCCTCCCCTAGAGTATCACCCTCTAGCCTTGCCCAAGTCTCGTGGCATAGATCTTGACACCCAGACTGCTGATATTCTAAAAGCCACCCATAGCGCACTAAACGCTACTAACCCCAGCCTTGCTGAAAATTGCTGGCTATGCATGACCCTTGGTACACCTATGCCCCTCGCAATTCCCACTAACGCTACCACTACACTGTCAGAACAGAATTGTACTCTTAACTCACCCTTTAGAGTACAGCCTGTAGGATTTAACACATCCCTATGCATACAAAAGCAGCCCCAGAATAATAATGATGACGTGAATGTAGGATTTGCCGCTTTCACAAATTGCTCCCAAGTTTCCAATTactcctctgctctctgccccgCTATTGGACaagtttttgtttgtggaggaaACCTAGCCTTCACTGCCTTACCCTCAAATTGGACTGGGTTATGTGTACAAGCCAGTATTCTCCCAGATATTGATATTATCCCAGGAGAAGAACCTATCCCCATACCCAGCCTTGAGTATATTGCAGGGCATCCCCGCTATAAAAGAGCCATCCAGCTTATTCCGCTCCTAGTAGGCCTCGGGATTACTACTGCAGTGGCCGCAGGAACAGCAGGAGCAGGTATAGCCATACATTCCTACCATAAGCTGTCCCATCAGTTAATTAATGATGTTCAGACTCTTTCAGGAACAATCAATGATCTCCAAGACCAAATTGATTCACTCGCAGAAGTAGTTTTGCAAAATCGTAGGGGTTTAGAtcttctcacagcagaacagggaggtatctgtttagccttacaggaaaaatgctgcttctatgccaATAAGTCCGGCATTGTTCgagataaaataaagattctccaagaagatctcgagagaagaaggaaagaacttcagaacaaccctctttggacaggactaaatggactcctcccatacctccttcctatattaggcccccttttaggattactactagtactttctttcggcccctgggcttttcaaaaacttacaatgttaaTCAAACAGCAAATTGACTCCCTCGTAGCAAAACCCATACAAGTTCATTATCACCGCCTTGCTTTAGCTGACCAAGGTGTGAATCTTTACATAGAGCCCTAA